Within Actinomycetota bacterium, the genomic segment TCATGGACAGGGCCGGCGGCCGGCCGGGGCACATCTTCAACCTCGGACACGGCGTGCTCCCCGGGACGCCGCTGGACAGCCTCAAGTTGATGGTGGACGAGGTGCACGCGTCATGACCGTCGGCGTGATGCTGATGGCCTACGGGAGCCCCAGGACGCTGGACGAAGTTCGTCCGTACCTGCAGGACATCCGCGGCGGGCGTCCACCCTCAGACGAGGGGGTGCAGGAATTGACGGAGCGCTACCGCCGAATCGGGGGTTCGTCGCCTCTCGTGGACATCACCCAGCGCACGGCGCGGGCCCTGGAGGCCCGGCTCGGCCCGGACCGCTACCGCGTTCGCGCGGGTATGAAGCACTGGCACCCGTACATTGCCGAGTCGGCAGCCGACCTCGAGGACTGCGACCGCGTCATCGGGCTGGGCCTGGCCCCTCACTTCTCGCACATGAGCATCGGCGGCTATGAGTCTCGGCTTCGCGATGCGCTGCAAGGAGGCCCCGACGTCTCAGTGGTCAGGTCGTGGTGGCGGGAGCCGGCGTTTGTGGAGTTCACTTCCGCGGCCCTGCGCGATGCACTGGCAGATTGGGAGCCGAGCGGCACACGCGTGTTCTTCACCGCCCACAGCCTCCCGGAGAGAATCCTCGAGCAGGGCGACCCCTATCGCGATCAGCTCTCGGAGTCCTCAAGGCTGGTCGCCGAAGCCGCCGGCGTCGACGGCTGGGAGTTCGCCTTCCAGAGCGCCAGCCACACCGGCGTCCCCTGGCTCGGCCCGGACATCCTCGACCGCCTCGATGCTTTCGCCGCCGAAGGAGGCAGGCGTGCGGTCGTGGTGCCCATCGGGTTCGTGAGCGAGCACCTGGAGATCCTGTTCGATGTCGACGTCGAGTGCGTCGAGAAGGCTCAGGCGATCGGGCTGGAGTTGCGGCGCACGGCGCTGCCGAACGACGACCCGCGCTTTGTCGAGGTC encodes:
- the hemH gene encoding ferrochelatase, translated to MTVGVMLMAYGSPRTLDEVRPYLQDIRGGRPPSDEGVQELTERYRRIGGSSPLVDITQRTARALEARLGPDRYRVRAGMKHWHPYIAESAADLEDCDRVIGLGLAPHFSHMSIGGYESRLRDALQGGPDVSVVRSWWREPAFVEFTSAALRDALADWEPSGTRVFFTAHSLPERILEQGDPYRDQLSESSRLVAEAAGVDGWEFAFQSASHTGVPWLGPDILDRLDAFAAEGGRRAVVVPIGFVSEHLEILFDVDVECVEKAQAIGLELRRTALPNDDPRFVEVLASVVERAESGDLGAGMPEDRAGVPA